A part of Elusimicrobiota bacterium genomic DNA contains:
- a CDS encoding lytic transglycosylase domain-containing protein, protein MSSTKRQSLLAWVVGVVLFSILCAHAVSPDPGTLRESVSRGPLLAQATLRPFPAIPSAAFGLGARLAPHSPGSSIAPPKDLKVTRRTPLVVPVPKPTPAYKYTFHVLSEHPEITDRYDELILENSLRHGMDPRLVKALIAAESEFSTEALSPHGAQGLMQVMPITAEELGVPRSALHDPQANIHVGTAYLERLYRAAWKQYRLKGVKYPDAPLWVVQRIIASYNAGPRALTRNSFMRQTRNYVRKVLLFYRSDVTEFRRSPKRAGAADGLPRHDLLP, encoded by the coding sequence GTGAGCAGCACCAAAAGGCAGTCGTTGCTCGCTTGGGTCGTGGGGGTAGTCCTCTTCTCCATCCTCTGCGCTCACGCCGTAAGCCCCGACCCAGGCACCCTCAGGGAGAGCGTCTCTCGCGGGCCGCTTTTGGCCCAGGCGACGCTGCGCCCCTTCCCCGCCATCCCGAGCGCGGCCTTCGGCCTGGGCGCGCGGCTGGCTCCGCATTCTCCCGGCTCCAGCATCGCGCCGCCCAAGGACCTCAAGGTCACCCGCCGGACCCCCTTGGTCGTGCCCGTTCCCAAGCCCACGCCCGCCTACAAGTACACGTTCCATGTCCTCTCCGAGCATCCCGAGATCACGGACCGCTACGACGAGCTCATCTTGGAGAACTCCCTGCGGCACGGCATGGATCCGCGCTTGGTCAAAGCCCTTATCGCCGCCGAATCGGAATTCTCCACCGAGGCCCTCTCCCCGCACGGAGCCCAGGGCCTGATGCAGGTCATGCCCATCACCGCCGAGGAGCTCGGCGTGCCCCGCTCCGCCCTCCACGACCCCCAAGCCAACATCCACGTGGGCACGGCCTACCTGGAGCGGCTCTACCGCGCCGCTTGGAAGCAGTACCGGCTCAAGGGCGTGAAGTACCCGGACGCTCCCCTCTGGGTGGTGCAGCGCATCATCGCGTCCTACAACGCGGGACCGCGGGCCCTGACCCGCAACAGCTTCATGCGCCAGACCCGCAACTACGTCAGGAAGGTGCTGCTCTTCTACCGCTCGGATGTCACCGAGTTCCGCCGCAGCCCGAAGCGCGCCGGCGCCGCCGACGGGCTGCCCCGCCACGACCTCCTGCCCTGA
- the rimO gene encoding 30S ribosomal protein S12 methylthiotransferase RimO: MRREGKVLVVTLGCSKNLYDSEVLMGRLQAGGIAVEHEGGLRGASIVVINTCGFIASAKTESIDTILRYARAKKEGLISKLFVTGCLSERYRQELQKDIPEVDGYFGTRELPRLLESLRADLRRSLVGERLLTTPRHFAYLKISEGCDRPCSFCAIPLMRGRHVSRPIADLVAEARRLARAGTRELLLIAQDSTYYGLDLYGKRRLADLLKALSDVDGLGWIRLHYAYPAGFPMDVLDVMRRRPNICKYLDLPLQHINDRLLASMRRGTTKARTDELIAEIRGRVPGIALRTSLIAGYPGETRKDHEELLDWIRATRFDRLGVFEYSHEEDTRAFLLRDDVPPREKKRRAEAVLALQQGISREINEAKIGRTVKIIVDRRQGSRFVGRTEHDSPEVDNEAHGDAGRRRLKAGDFVQVRVTAASEYDLAVEQV; this comes from the coding sequence ATGCGTCGGGAAGGCAAGGTCCTCGTCGTCACCTTGGGCTGCTCGAAGAATCTCTATGATTCCGAGGTCCTGATGGGCCGGCTGCAGGCGGGCGGGATCGCAGTCGAGCACGAGGGCGGCCTGCGCGGAGCCTCCATCGTGGTCATAAACACCTGCGGCTTCATCGCTAGCGCCAAGACCGAGTCCATCGACACGATCCTGCGCTATGCCCGGGCCAAGAAGGAGGGCCTGATCTCCAAGCTCTTCGTGACCGGCTGTCTTTCGGAGCGCTACAGGCAGGAACTCCAGAAGGACATCCCGGAGGTGGACGGCTACTTCGGCACGCGCGAGCTGCCCCGCCTGCTGGAATCCCTACGGGCTGACCTCCGGCGATCCCTCGTGGGAGAGCGCCTCCTGACGACCCCGCGCCACTTCGCCTATCTCAAGATCTCGGAGGGCTGCGACCGGCCCTGCTCCTTCTGCGCCATCCCGCTCATGCGCGGCCGGCATGTCTCCAGGCCGATCGCGGACCTGGTCGCCGAGGCCCGGCGCTTGGCTCGTGCCGGCACCCGGGAGCTGCTCCTCATCGCCCAGGATTCGACCTACTACGGGCTCGACCTCTACGGCAAGCGCCGCCTGGCGGACCTGCTCAAGGCGCTCTCGGACGTCGACGGCCTAGGCTGGATCCGCCTGCACTACGCCTACCCGGCGGGCTTCCCCATGGACGTGCTCGACGTGATGCGCCGGCGCCCCAACATCTGCAAGTATCTGGACCTGCCGCTGCAGCACATCAACGACCGGTTGTTGGCCTCCATGCGGCGCGGGACCACCAAAGCCAGGACCGACGAGCTCATCGCCGAGATCCGCGGGCGGGTGCCGGGCATCGCCCTGCGCACCTCTCTGATCGCGGGCTACCCGGGCGAGACCCGGAAGGACCACGAGGAACTCTTAGACTGGATCCGCGCCACGCGCTTCGACCGTCTGGGGGTCTTTGAGTATTCCCACGAGGAGGACACCCGGGCTTTTTTGCTGCGCGACGACGTCCCCCCTCGGGAGAAGAAGCGTAGGGCCGAGGCCGTGCTGGCCCTGCAGCAGGGAATCTCCCGCGAGATCAACGAGGCCAAGATCGGCCGGACCGTGAAGATCATCGTGGACCGCAGGCAGGGCAGCCGCTTCGTGGGGCGCACTGAGCATGATTCGCCCGAGGTGGACAACGAGGCGCACGGCGACGCGGGGCGGCGGCGGCTCAAGGCGGGAGACTTCGTCCAGGTCCGGGTCACGGCCGCATCGGAGTACGATCTGGCCGTCGAGCAGGTCTGA
- the rbfA gene encoding 30S ribosome-binding factor RbfA gives MFDRNERLRELFRGEIIKALRDIKDPGLSGLLTVTDVELSQDRKTLTVFYSVLGTPVERRRTDKALQRCAPYIHHLLIKRLALKLVPKIAFSFDDTPRRASRIDQLLLDIEKEHGG, from the coding sequence GTGTTCGACCGAAACGAGCGGCTCCGCGAGCTTTTCCGCGGCGAGATCATCAAGGCCCTTCGCGACATCAAGGATCCCGGTCTCTCCGGCCTGCTGACCGTCACCGACGTCGAACTCAGCCAGGACCGCAAGACTCTGACTGTGTTCTACTCGGTGCTGGGGACTCCCGTGGAGCGTCGCCGCACGGACAAAGCCCTGCAGCGTTGCGCGCCGTACATCCATCATCTCCTCATCAAGCGCCTCGCGCTCAAGCTGGTCCCCAAGATCGCGTTCAGCTTCGACGACACGCCGCGCCGGGCCTCCCGCATCGACCAGCTCCTTTTGGACATCGAGAAGGAGCACGGCGGATGA
- a CDS encoding glycosyltransferase family 4 protein → MPHDGKAEMNICYLIRSFSTQAGTESYVHNMSIALARLGHNVHIVSLTGKGQRDLKGFEDRISIHQFSLREDPFSGFLRLESIFPLSTWRYSRRMKEVLPAIVKDHAIDIIEATDWGVDAGHYLPERQVPVCVRLHGYPGFKAEFDGGILKRWPRNYFYWTSKRKHILSADLVTGVSQSYTDFVREAWEIKGKEVQIIPIAVDSNLFHPSGASREEQLILFAGRLEKSKGIEILAHAIALVLRKMPKARFCFAGKDQEYDDRHRSWSQRLMDYFSTEHVIYLGSLSTQELIRYYQTATICAVPSLYEPGGTVVFEAMACGCPVLASRAGGLGEVIKDRQSGLLIPPGDVEALADGLVELLQNDQLRQEISQRAVESIRADFDINVIARQTVDAYAGAIAAFKADESPRHKP, encoded by the coding sequence ATGCCACACGACGGCAAGGCAGAAATGAACATCTGTTATCTGATCCGTTCCTTCAGCACTCAGGCAGGAACAGAGAGTTATGTCCACAATATGTCAATAGCCCTGGCCAGGCTGGGGCATAATGTACATATCGTTTCACTGACCGGGAAAGGCCAACGGGACCTCAAAGGCTTCGAAGACAGAATATCTATCCATCAATTCAGTCTAAGAGAAGATCCCTTTAGCGGATTCTTGCGATTAGAGAGCATCTTCCCTTTATCCACCTGGCGCTACAGCCGCCGCATGAAAGAGGTCCTGCCCGCCATCGTCAAGGATCACGCCATCGACATAATAGAAGCGACAGATTGGGGGGTTGATGCCGGGCATTATTTGCCTGAACGCCAAGTGCCTGTTTGTGTGAGGCTGCACGGCTATCCCGGATTCAAAGCCGAATTCGACGGGGGAATACTAAAACGATGGCCCAGGAATTATTTTTACTGGACCAGCAAAAGAAAGCACATTTTGTCCGCAGATCTTGTCACAGGGGTATCGCAGTCTTATACTGATTTCGTCCGAGAGGCATGGGAAATCAAGGGGAAAGAAGTACAGATCATCCCCATTGCCGTTGATTCGAACCTCTTTCACCCAAGCGGCGCCTCTCGGGAAGAACAATTGATCCTTTTTGCGGGACGATTGGAAAAATCCAAAGGGATCGAAATACTTGCGCATGCCATCGCCTTGGTTCTAAGAAAAATGCCCAAAGCAAGATTCTGTTTTGCGGGGAAGGATCAGGAATATGATGACCGTCACCGGTCATGGTCCCAACGCCTGATGGATTATTTTTCCACGGAGCATGTCATCTATTTGGGCTCCCTATCGACGCAAGAGCTCATCCGATATTATCAGACGGCGACGATCTGCGCCGTGCCTTCCCTTTACGAACCCGGCGGTACGGTGGTCTTCGAGGCGATGGCTTGCGGCTGTCCAGTGCTGGCCAGCAGGGCGGGCGGTCTCGGAGAGGTCATCAAGGACAGACAATCAGGATTGCTAATCCCTCCCGGCGATGTGGAGGCGCTGGCTGATGGTCTGGTGGAATTGCTTCAAAATGATCAGTTGAGGCAGGAGATATCGCAAAGAGCTGTCGAATCGATACGCGCAGATTTCGATATAAATGTGATTGCGCGGCAGACAGTAGATGCTTATGCCGGAGCCATAGCTGCCTTCAAGGCCGATGAGAGTCCAAGGCATAAGCCATGA
- the truB gene encoding tRNA pseudouridine(55) synthase TruB: MRSADRGAGPGVSGMLLFDKPEGWTSHDAVAAFRRMLPAGTKVGHCGTLDPLATGLLILLVGPCTRLQARMQGLDKVYAGKIRLGLATDTGDVTGKVLETRPVPPVDLSRIQSCLDGLRGVLDIPAPAYSAVKHKGKALYKYARAGIAVPAKPRTCTVYAWSALSLVSPDFEHRLTCSSGTYVRSLAELVGAKLGCGATVLTLRRERIADFRIEDALTLEAAKKLDLPTLRRLLTSSLAPLGEALAAKR; this comes from the coding sequence ATGAGGTCCGCGGACCGCGGCGCCGGGCCCGGGGTCTCCGGGATGCTGCTCTTCGACAAGCCCGAGGGCTGGACCTCCCACGACGCGGTGGCCGCCTTCCGCCGGATGCTGCCGGCCGGCACCAAGGTGGGCCACTGCGGCACGCTCGACCCTTTGGCCACGGGCCTGCTCATCCTCCTGGTGGGCCCCTGCACCCGGCTGCAGGCGCGGATGCAGGGCCTCGACAAGGTCTACGCCGGCAAGATCCGCCTGGGGCTGGCCACCGACACCGGAGACGTCACGGGCAAGGTCCTGGAGACCCGGCCCGTGCCGCCCGTGGACCTCTCCCGCATCCAGTCCTGCCTGGACGGCCTGCGCGGCGTCCTGGATATCCCGGCGCCGGCCTATTCCGCCGTCAAGCACAAGGGCAAGGCCCTCTACAAGTATGCCCGGGCCGGGATCGCGGTGCCCGCCAAGCCCCGCACCTGCACGGTCTACGCCTGGTCAGCCCTCTCTTTGGTCAGCCCGGATTTCGAGCATCGGCTGACCTGCTCGAGCGGGACCTACGTGCGCTCGCTGGCCGAACTGGTCGGAGCCAAGCTCGGCTGCGGGGCGACGGTGCTCACTTTGCGCCGCGAGCGCATCGCCGATTTCCGGATCGAGGACGCCCTCACTTTGGAAGCGGCCAAGAAGCTCGATCTTCCTACCCTGCGGCGTCTGTTGACCTCCTCCTTGGCTCCCCTGGGGGAGGCCCTGGCCGCAAAACGGTGA
- a CDS encoding riboflavin kinase: protein MKSLVLRGKVVRGAGLGRRLGFPTANVVIPPQKLPPYGVYRVEAVWGASIHPAVCNVGVRPTLGPSGEVWLEVHVLGFDGDLYGRELEVRFLEKIRDEKRFDSLSELVEQIRKDAEAVQKACLGSQPE from the coding sequence GTGAAATCCCTCGTCCTGCGCGGCAAGGTCGTCCGGGGCGCCGGGCTCGGGCGCCGGCTGGGCTTCCCGACGGCCAACGTCGTCATCCCCCCGCAGAAGCTCCCCCCCTACGGCGTGTACCGGGTGGAGGCCGTCTGGGGCGCCTCGATCCATCCGGCGGTCTGCAACGTGGGCGTCAGGCCCACTTTGGGGCCTTCCGGTGAGGTCTGGCTGGAGGTCCACGTCCTGGGCTTCGACGGCGATCTCTACGGCCGTGAGCTGGAGGTGCGCTTCCTGGAGAAGATCCGGGATGAGAAGCGCTTCGACTCCTTGAGCGAGCTCGTAGAGCAGATCCGCAAGGACGCCGAGGCGGTCCAGAAGGCCTGCCTCGGGTCCCAGCCGGAGTAG
- a CDS encoding ABC transporter permease, protein MKGRGLQAYCAGLYAFLYLPLAVMVAFSFNEARRNVAWKGFTFQWYGNLFHDAELARAVATTLELAVVASLLAAVMGMLASYAMTRHAPFRGRGLYSALLNAPLMMPEIVMGVGLLSFFSRVGMPLNFWSLACAHALIALPYTTAAIRARLLSLKENNLEDAAMDLGATEWEAFRKITLPLARPAIISGALLAFTVSFEDFVTSFFIAGIGIVTMPIKIYSMMKFGVTPEINALASCLLGITITFLALQSILNRRSRLG, encoded by the coding sequence ATGAAGGGGCGCGGCCTGCAAGCCTACTGCGCGGGCCTTTACGCCTTCTTGTATCTGCCTCTGGCGGTGATGGTGGCCTTCTCTTTCAACGAGGCGAGGCGCAACGTGGCCTGGAAGGGCTTCACCTTCCAGTGGTACGGGAATCTCTTCCATGACGCGGAACTGGCCCGCGCCGTGGCGACCACGCTGGAGCTGGCCGTGGTGGCGAGCCTCTTGGCGGCGGTCATGGGCATGCTCGCCTCCTATGCCATGACCCGCCACGCGCCTTTCCGGGGCCGGGGTCTGTATTCGGCTCTGCTCAACGCGCCCTTGATGATGCCCGAGATCGTGATGGGGGTAGGTCTGCTGTCTTTCTTCTCGCGGGTGGGCATGCCGTTGAACTTCTGGAGCCTGGCCTGCGCTCACGCGCTCATCGCGCTGCCCTACACGACCGCGGCCATCCGCGCCAGACTGCTCTCCTTGAAGGAGAACAATCTCGAAGACGCCGCCATGGACCTGGGCGCCACGGAATGGGAGGCGTTCCGGAAGATCACCTTGCCTCTGGCCCGGCCGGCCATCATCAGCGGGGCGCTTCTGGCCTTCACGGTGAGCTTCGAGGATTTCGTGACCAGCTTCTTCATCGCGGGCATCGGGATCGTGACCATGCCCATCAAGATCTACTCGATGATGAAATTCGGGGTCACCCCCGAGATCAACGCTTTGGCATCCTGCCTGCTGGGCATCACCATCACGTTCCTGGCGCTGCAGAGTATCCTGAACCGAAGGTCCCGCCTCGGATAG
- a CDS encoding ABC transporter permease — protein sequence MERDLVRRQSFVDRTFSWLIRGERSSASHLLLAPATLWLAVFLVLPVASLLCLGFTHRGPYGAFEWVFTLANFRRALDLKYLPILVRTVCYATSTTLLCLLLGYPLAYFLSFQAGKRRDLFLALLMIPFWTSWLVAIYSWIIILGREGLLNGLLRHLGLPPIAFLGTSFSVILGLVYFYLPFMVLPLYASLEKIPRSYVEAAHDLGAGKTEAFLKVTLPLSLPGVLAGAILTFVPCMGDFLCADFLGSPRTYLVGNLVQNQFLMSQDWQFGSALTSCLVLLLVSGLYARHRFEEQGLFEEAE from the coding sequence TTGGAACGAGACTTGGTCCGACGTCAAAGCTTTGTAGACCGGACTTTCTCCTGGCTCATCCGCGGGGAGAGGTCTTCGGCCAGCCATCTCCTGCTGGCCCCGGCCACGCTCTGGCTGGCCGTATTCCTCGTCCTTCCCGTGGCCTCCTTGCTGTGCTTGGGCTTCACCCATCGCGGGCCTTACGGGGCCTTCGAATGGGTCTTCACCTTGGCCAATTTCCGCCGCGCCCTGGACCTCAAGTACCTGCCCATCCTAGTGCGCACCGTATGCTATGCGACTTCGACCACGCTGCTGTGCCTGCTCTTGGGCTACCCGCTGGCCTATTTCCTGAGCTTCCAGGCCGGCAAGAGGCGCGACCTGTTCCTGGCGCTGCTCATGATCCCGTTCTGGACCTCCTGGCTCGTGGCCATCTATTCCTGGATCATCATCCTGGGCAGAGAAGGGCTGCTCAATGGGCTCTTGCGTCACTTGGGCCTCCCTCCCATCGCCTTCCTGGGCACCTCGTTCTCGGTCATCCTGGGCCTGGTCTATTTCTACCTACCCTTCATGGTGCTGCCCCTCTACGCGAGTCTGGAGAAGATCCCGCGCTCCTACGTGGAGGCGGCGCACGACCTGGGCGCGGGCAAGACCGAGGCCTTCTTGAAGGTCACGCTGCCGCTCTCATTGCCCGGCGTCCTGGCCGGGGCCATCCTGACCTTCGTGCCCTGCATGGGCGATTTCCTGTGCGCCGATTTCCTAGGCAGCCCGCGCACCTATCTGGTGGGCAACCTGGTCCAGAACCAGTTCCTCATGTCCCAGGACTGGCAGTTCGGCTCGGCTTTGACATCGTGCCTGGTCCTGCTGCTGGTTTCCGGACTCTACGCCCGGCACCGGTTCGAGGAGCAGGGGCTATTCGAGGAGGCCGAATGA
- a CDS encoding glycosyltransferase, translating into MLTVAIATHDREKTLKRCLLALSAAQAPPGGWKLIVADDGSTDGTRAVVSEFAGLMPLEYAHGGCCGKSATLNSIVPRLDGDVVVLCDDDILVPPGWLIEHRRLADDTPDYDVFGGRLLPEWEQRPPPWLLRAVPPNTAFAITADDAVEGPCEPWAIWGGNMSVRRSVFREGFRYDPDLGPSARTGDRAMGEDYDFVQRLAAAGHRCWFSRKVAARHVIRAEQLKAPWLHARAESYGRGLGRAYSDGGAARALAAGAREAAKLLVSGCRRLAPGPESRLRAGWDFHQSRGILRQLAAELAGRASRPAEPIVPPRCDDGVGLSVVIASFHRAAGLDRLLTLLRPQVEGRARRRVIVVSDASHDRACAQVLGRHRRFVDSVAAPKNGGLAAARNLGGARADQDFLVFIDDDCEPPPYWLDWLASVIAENPDADAVGGATRPLLSPRPGVFERFLAECGFHPNPVAHDRRLTLMVTANLAVRRALFLAVGGFDETMRTAEDRNLTYRLSRRAAVLHLDPAWFVYYSMTSSPWAHFRHYYHYGRGLSRALALEADPPDRALWPPEERPPGYWRSRAAQRLRNERSRPEYGERPLLERYLFAALAALTHLALDMGFARAGKRPDAGSSAPSPTERMLAKLKKFVKMGVSCCRHAKRALLLGKEPELIIIVPYRQRAEDLKQFVPHMHRFLRDIKHRIVVIEQAGSGLFNRAKLLNVGFKLYQDQKAYFCFHDVDMLPESAACDYSYPVMPTHLAAYCSQFDYQMLPSYFGGVLLVNKEDFQRINGCSNQYWGWGGEDDDLRKRFDQTWTIPRRRRMGRYHCIERLACDHPMAHEEAKRQGNPQYGTNRTRLGSGEVLPYDSGDDGLSGLRYEHVETIIEDGYVRHVVLI; encoded by the coding sequence ATGCTGACCGTCGCGATCGCGACCCATGACCGGGAAAAAACGCTCAAGCGCTGCCTGCTGGCTCTGAGCGCGGCGCAGGCGCCGCCCGGGGGCTGGAAGCTCATCGTCGCGGACGACGGGAGCACGGACGGGACCCGCGCCGTCGTTTCGGAGTTCGCGGGGCTCATGCCCCTCGAATACGCCCATGGCGGGTGCTGCGGCAAGAGCGCGACGCTCAACTCGATCGTCCCCCGGCTCGACGGGGACGTCGTCGTCCTGTGCGACGACGACATCCTGGTTCCTCCCGGCTGGCTCATCGAGCATCGGCGCCTGGCCGACGACACGCCGGATTACGACGTCTTCGGCGGCCGCCTCCTGCCCGAATGGGAGCAGCGGCCTCCGCCCTGGCTCTTGCGCGCCGTCCCGCCCAACACCGCTTTCGCGATCACCGCGGACGACGCCGTCGAGGGCCCCTGCGAGCCATGGGCGATCTGGGGCGGGAACATGAGCGTGCGCCGCAGCGTCTTCCGGGAAGGCTTCCGTTACGATCCCGATCTGGGCCCCAGCGCCCGCACGGGCGATCGCGCCATGGGCGAGGACTACGATTTCGTGCAGCGGCTCGCGGCGGCGGGCCATCGCTGCTGGTTCAGCAGGAAGGTGGCGGCCCGCCATGTCATCCGGGCGGAGCAGCTCAAGGCCCCGTGGCTCCACGCGAGAGCCGAGAGCTACGGGCGCGGGCTCGGCAGGGCCTATAGCGATGGGGGCGCGGCGCGGGCGCTCGCCGCCGGCGCGCGCGAGGCCGCCAAGCTCCTCGTCTCGGGCTGCCGGAGGCTCGCGCCCGGGCCGGAGAGCCGCCTGCGGGCCGGCTGGGACTTCCACCAGAGCCGGGGAATCCTGCGCCAGCTTGCCGCGGAGCTCGCCGGGCGCGCGTCGAGGCCGGCCGAGCCGATCGTTCCGCCGCGCTGTGATGACGGCGTCGGACTGAGCGTCGTCATCGCCTCCTTTCACCGCGCGGCCGGACTCGACCGGCTGCTCACCCTCCTGCGCCCGCAGGTGGAGGGGCGCGCCCGGCGGCGCGTGATCGTGGTGAGCGACGCGAGTCATGACCGGGCTTGCGCGCAGGTGCTCGGGCGCCATCGCCGGTTCGTCGACTCCGTCGCGGCCCCGAAAAATGGCGGGCTCGCGGCGGCGCGCAACCTCGGCGGCGCGCGCGCGGACCAGGACTTCCTGGTGTTCATCGACGACGACTGCGAGCCTCCGCCGTACTGGCTCGATTGGCTGGCCTCCGTCATCGCCGAAAACCCGGATGCCGACGCGGTCGGCGGGGCGACTCGCCCTTTGCTGTCGCCGCGCCCCGGTGTGTTCGAGCGCTTCCTCGCCGAATGCGGCTTTCATCCCAACCCCGTCGCGCACGACCGCCGCCTGACGCTGATGGTCACGGCCAACCTCGCGGTGCGGCGGGCGCTGTTCCTGGCAGTGGGCGGGTTCGACGAGACGATGAGGACGGCAGAGGACCGCAATCTGACGTACCGGCTCTCCCGCCGCGCGGCTGTGCTCCACCTCGATCCGGCTTGGTTCGTCTATTACAGCATGACCAGCTCGCCGTGGGCGCATTTCCGGCACTACTACCACTACGGCCGGGGACTTTCGCGCGCGCTGGCGCTCGAGGCGGATCCTCCTGACCGCGCCTTGTGGCCGCCGGAGGAGAGGCCGCCGGGCTACTGGCGCTCGCGAGCCGCGCAGAGGCTCAGGAACGAGCGCTCTCGCCCGGAGTATGGCGAGCGCCCGTTGCTGGAGCGGTATCTCTTCGCCGCCCTCGCCGCCCTGACCCATCTCGCCTTGGACATGGGCTTCGCGCGGGCCGGCAAGCGCCCGGATGCCGGCTCGTCAGCGCCAAGCCCGACCGAGCGGATGCTCGCGAAATTGAAGAAATTCGTAAAAATGGGCGTTTCATGTTGTCGTCACGCCAAGCGGGCTTTGCTGCTGGGAAAAGAGCCGGAGCTCATCATCATCGTTCCTTACCGTCAGCGCGCAGAGGACCTCAAGCAATTCGTGCCCCACATGCATCGCTTCTTGCGGGACATCAAGCATCGCATCGTCGTGATCGAGCAGGCGGGGAGCGGCTTGTTCAACCGGGCCAAGCTGCTCAACGTGGGCTTCAAGCTGTACCAGGATCAAAAGGCCTACTTTTGCTTTCACGACGTCGACATGCTGCCGGAATCGGCCGCGTGCGATTACTCGTACCCTGTCATGCCGACTCATCTTGCCGCGTATTGCTCCCAGTTCGATTATCAGATGCTGCCGTCGTACTTCGGAGGCGTGCTTCTGGTCAATAAAGAAGACTTCCAGCGTATTAATGGGTGCAGCAATCAATACTGGGGGTGGGGCGGGGAGGATGATGATTTAAGAAAGAGGTTTGATCAAACCTGGACGATTCCAAGGCGCCGCCGGATGGGCAGGTATCATTGCATCGAGCGCCTGGCTTGCGATCATCCCATGGCGCATGAGGAAGCCAAGCGCCAGGGCAACCCGCAGTATGGGACAAATAGGACGCGCCTGGGATCGGGTGAGGTTTTGCCTTATGATTCAGGAGACGACGGGCTGTCGGGCCTTCGCTATGAACATGTCGAAACGATCATCGAGGACGGTTACGTGAGACATGTCGTGCTTATTTGA